CTGCCAACGAAATCCCCACTCCAGAAAAAAAAGGTTTGAGACGATTTGGCACCCGAATCGATAAAAAGATAGCATATTTGTTATTCTTAAGCACATCCCTCTGCAGAAGGAATGCTTTAGGTTGTTCGGTATGTATAGTGTTGCAAGAAATACTCTTGGTCCTGAAAAGTATCGCTAGTAAAGGCCTTGCACGTCCAGCCACACGAAAGCTTTGCATTCGGTCATGTATTTTTTATGAGAACGaattgaaaaaacttgaggTCAACATGAAATGGTCCAGATGTAAACTGGAGTAGAACGAACGGATCGAACTTGAGGTCAGCCTGTTATGATTCAGATTTAAGCTGGAGTAATTTTCATGTTTCTCGTTCACGGTGATTAAGTCAGGAACAACGTATTATCTCTGCTATTTTAATAATTAGTCTCACTCCTTGCTTATATCTCTAGTTAATAAATACTTGTATGTATCTAAATAACGTACGTCCCTATTCAAAACGTTcatcacattttgcaaaataatttttttcgttCCTCACTTTTTAAAATGTAATTTTATGTTCTTTACAAATTCACGATGGTTAAATTTGATTCCTACCTATGTTTTTAACTAGTTTTTGGTCGGAATCCATCATGTACCTTGTACATGATTATTTTTTAGagacaaaattgtcaaatcacaATTTATATAATCCGATTCATATCCCTcatatttcataaaatgaatttttttgtccctcacattttacaaattaatttttttcatctctcattgatcatgtatatgaataattttttttaaatccacgtatatttttatttgatttcacttgaataGTACAAATAACGTATAATATgtttctatttgatttcacctaaacaaGTTAATCATAATTgtacacatgctattcaatagaaatatacatggatttaaaattaataattcaattttaaacccatgtatatatctatttgatttcaccataTGAACTTATTTGTGACCTTTTCTCTTTTgataataattcatttattaagTTGTATAATAAAATCATATAATTAACGGATTCTAATTCGAATTCTATAGTCATGCTAACAAATTGCtatttaaatctaaaatttctACTCGCCACCtttaagaccaacagttgaattacttattTTATGATTGTCTTAAATTTTGAAAGTGCcaattatttactttttttgtcatacttttcctttgtttattttttctatccaaatttaatttgatataaATATTCGCCAATGTTTAGAATGAAatctcttctttattttcaacttttgaataaaagaaaatgaacatgaATGAAAAactaatatatttttttgaattcatATATATACCTATTTAATTTCATCTGAACAGTAtaaatagcatgtaatatatttttatttgatttcgtCTAAATAGGCTAATTGTAGTTGTACACATGCTATTCGTATTgttcaggtaaaatcaaatagatatatgtatatatatatatatatgagtttaaaaacaaaactatgcatacacatgatcaataagGGAAAATCATTTTGTAAATGTTATTCATTTTgtaaatgtgagggatgaaaaaattcattttgtattCATACATATGATCAATaaaggatgaaaaaaaaaatcagtttgtaaaatgtgagaacaaaaaaatttattttgtaaaatatgagaaaCTATAAATCGAATtgtgtaaaatttgatttgacaattttgcccttaaaaaatgatcatgtgcAAGGCACATGGTGGATTCTGACAAAAAACTAATTGGAAACCTAAATAGGGATAAATTTTGACCAATGTAAATTTATAAGAgatgtaaaattacacttttaaaagtgagggatgaaaaagtCATATTGTAATATGTGAAGgacgttttgaatgatttttccttAGAAAAATATTCATATTTTGTCCATTTCAAAATTGTTTTGAATTCATACCTTTTAATTAGTGGTGTATAACATGTGTGTAATAAACCTTTGATATATTATactttaaaaattatatttcaattttaaaaaaaattaaattttgaatatgGATAACAAATTATCTTTCTAACTATATACAAAATGACGGTGGCATAGACATTTAACATAATTATGTAGATTTATACGTACAAAAGTAATGAGatataaattttaataaattcaaTGTCTCACACATGAAAATTGATATAAATATAGTATAATCTTGAAAAATATAGTAATCTTAACCTATTTTCAATATTCATATTATTCATGTACGACTTTATATGTGTAATTTTACCAAATACATATTTTTGCACCAATCTTTTAATCGTacttttgtaaaataattttggATAATGTGTGTGTATAATATCTCATAGCCATCACGTATTTTATTAACTATGCTTACATGTTATAATGTCTATAAGTACtgtggtaaaaaaaaaaaaaaaaactctactaaTCGTCTTTTAATAAGCCATGGCAATCCGAAATAGCCCTCCCTAGCGGATGGTCTTATGTATAACTCGTGGATGGAAAATCCGTCCACGTCTTCCCTAGTTTGTTGGCCTGTAAATCCCAAAAACTTCTGTCGGCCGGATCCATTATTGTGAAGGGACAGATATGGTCGTGAAGACAAAGTGAAAGAGGATCTTTTTTTCGAATCCGAGTGAAATAGGATCCAGTTGTAAAAGTCAGGGAACAATTCACGTGAAGTTGCCCATGGTTAAGCTTTTTAGCTTTGTCACCAACGAAAAGTGAGATCTTTCATTTTTCCTGCTCATGAGATGATGCGGCTACAATACGGACACATATCCGGATAGCATATTAGCAATTGCATCCTGCCCCTAAAGCGGCCTAATTCCCAAACTCGAGGGAGAAGTTTCGTGGAAGCCACGtcattttgtttgtttttgccGTAGTAACATGAAATGCATGCTCACGTAAATAGGGTGGGTTTTAAGCAGCTTACCCAGATGTGGCAGCGATAATAACACCACTGTCAAATTAGTAGCTAAGTGAGCctgtttgaattgctattttttaaaattttttgtaaaaaaaatattttgagttaaaaaatgtattcacaaaaataaaattttttttttgagagagaGTGACAATTCAAACAAGGTCTTTTGCTGCCTTAGCCCCATTTCATGAGGTTGAGATCGCACAGTTGCTAAAAAAACTTGAAATAAACGGGCAGGCAAAAATGCACTATTATTTGTAATGAAACAAAAGAGACACAAGAAGCTGTGTTGACGGGGGATCATTCAGTACATTGTCGTACGTCGTATATATACAGCCCCGTGTACTAAGATTCTAAGAACTCTAGCATACCAGTATATCAACTAGAGGTatcaaaatgggtgatttggaCGGATTTTGGtcgggtaaaatgggtaatggtcataagtgagtcaacctatttataccaatttaattagatggatataaatgggtaagtaaaaaaatgaattgCGTAACTCAATTActcatttataacccatttatttttaACTCTttgtaaattcatttatattcatttttacaaactaagttatcaatttataccatccTTTGCActcatcattagttttaaatatttatttataatattcaataaatctaattatcaatttttttctcaTCTGTACTCTATGccgcaaaattacatactatttaataattaaacaataggaatataaaaatttgaaataagtactataaaagttaacataaaaacttaatccaaaaattttgaacatcTAGCATTTTTTCGTGTGTaactttaaaatttcattttgaaaaagtaagaaaagagactaaaacttgtcataaattggtaatgttgaaaaatgagcaagttaacaaactaaaagaaaataaaatgataagataaaaccaacaaacaataataataataataaaacaaaagtagttaatatAATGACaaagtgaaaattttgaaaaaaaaaatgggtgggggaagagagaaaatttggggaaagacaattctaaatgggttaattggatttgatgggttatttaataatacccatttatacccatatgcaaaaatttaaatacccatacccatctattcatgaaCGGATATGGATGGACAACTTAGTTAAATGAGTTTGTTTGACAGCTATAATATCAACTATCAAAGGAAGGAAATTAAAGAGAATAGTCAAGAAACCcactaaaataaaatgatcCCTTTCAAGTACTCTCGACGCTCCGGCTGACTGATCCTTTTCCTTCCAAGAATTAGCCCGGTGAACAACAGCCACAAGATCTGCACAATCCCCTAAAACGGGCCTaaaaatttgtaattatttaCGTATTTATTTTCACCATGACTTGCACCACTAAAGATTAGCATCCTCCAAAAACCTAAATACCACTAGTACTTAAATAAACTCATCCTCAGCTACTGAAATCCCGACAGTATTAAAAAATCTTTCCACCTCATGGTTCAACCACTGAACTTTGGCTCAATAGCCCACCAAAAAGGGACTTAAGTCTCTCTTTGGACTATAGGTCGGGAATTTAAATTTTGCctgtaataaaaaaatttcaaaagtaaTGTCAGAACATCCCTTTAATTTAGTCAGATCTGTATACCTTTAAGTTTAGTCTAAATTAGATTATACAAATATTATCGTtacagataaaaaaaaaaaataccaccTCATGGTTCAAAATTTGAAATGTTACTATTGGCCCTTTGCTTCAGCAGGCCAGTTCCATCACGCACTAATACTAATAACAAGGAAAATGATATACTAGTGGATTATTATGTATCATCGGTTTTCTGAACTACCTGGGTATTGCTTCCTAAGTTGCAATGGTAATTTGGCTTAGTGTTTATTAGCCTGCGTTGCAGTTGCAGAAGTACAACAACAATTCCTATAATAGAAACTCCTCCTATCAATTAGTAGTATTAGTGTCCATCAACTTTTATGTTCCGGGGTTTTTGTACTGGTATCATTGTTGAACTTATGTTCCAATCTACATATGGCAGTGCGAAGGAGCGGCACAGAGACATTACTTGAAGACACACCAAGCATCATTAATTTCATTGAGATACTGATTGATGGTCCTCATCAGTCCCAGCATACTCATATTTGAGAATATAATATGTATATGTACCTGATGCTTCGCAACACTCTTGAAGAATTTCGAGGAAGTTTCTTCTTGACGTTATAGGGCGGATCGTTTGCAGAAAGTAACTACTCTACCATCTTAATtgattttgttttctatttgaTTATCAATGTAGTGTCGACAATAAATTGCAAGGAGACGCAGCCACAGTACCCCAAAAAATATGCTCCGTACATCTCCTAGTTTAACCCCCTTTTTATTTGTCGTTTGGTAAGAGAGCAAAAATCTCAGGAATGTATGCTCAAAAAGAAAGGTTAAAACATGTGTAACATGTGGTTAATATGCATTCGGATTTCTGTTCTTTATCGTGTAAATTACTAACGAGTAGAGTAATATGTTGTCTCAAAACAATACtaatattttgaagaaattagtAGTTCGATCGTAATATTATACAATAATCATAATCTTGAAAGTATGCCGAATGTCAGACTTTGATCAGATGATATTGATCTTAACTATTATTTGCTTAAAGTGGCACCAGAATGAACATGAATCATCCTTTCTACAAGGGCCTGCAGTGCAGGGTGAGATGAGGAGATGATGATTGTTTAGATTTTTACTGTACTGGAAAGCATGTTTTGTGGAGTGTTTCTATGCTTGTGTAATAGCCAAAAAGAATGTAGGCTCCAAAGTAGAATTTCCAATTCCAAGTTTAACGGTTAGAATTTCTGAGAAGGAACTTGGTCTGCTTTAGTCGTTTGAAGCACCATGCTTTCAACTGTCCATGCTATCTCACATGATCAAAGGCTCTTCCCGTTAGTGCACACCGTAACTCGTACAGCAGTAATATTTGCTTTTAACCACATTCTAAAAGATGCTTGGCAAGCAACTTTTCATTCTGCACTCTGCAGTGATCTGAATAGACCAATAAGTACCCTTAGGTTAAGAAGTACGccaaaaagacaaaaagaaaacaaaaaaatatgtgCCCGGAGCTTGATAATTCATATGGGAGATTTATAAATATTGTAGACGACGAAACAGGACTTGCCATTTTCTATCGTCTTCATATCCTCTTCATCCTCAAGATTTTACTCCTCTTTTCATCTGCATGCAGAGTAGAGCTAGCGTACACAAGAACCCTAACACAGGAAAGTAAAGCTAAGAATAGCATCATGGCTGAGGGAGTTTTTGGGATTAACCAAAGAGCCAAGGCGATTGCATTGACAGCAGCATGGTTTTTCTGCTGGATTTTGTTTACAGCCAGTGACATCGGCAGTGCTGAAAGGCTCCTGAAAACCGTCGAGCCAGGACACATTGTGGAGAAGGAAATGAGGCAAGGATTCATAGTTCGATTGGTGCATTTCCTCTGGCAAAGTGGAAAATCTTCTTATCAACATGTTTGGCCCGTAAGTTCAAAAATTGTCTAGCTAAGCCCATGTTCCTTATTTTCGCAACCATTTTTCTGTACTTAACTACACTTTGCTTTGCTAAAGGAtagtctttttgtttttgttttttttctcttgtgAATTCCTATTTCTATATTAGGCGTATCACTTTATGTTCATGCAAATTACGTCTGATCATGCATGTAACATCAACTGGTCCAATTCAGCTGTCAACGGGAATGTCCTAGAGGAGTATCAACTTTTGTCCTCTGTAGTTTGCAACTCTTATTTGCTTCATGGAGTAAATTTTATCCTCTTTAACTTTTGTGGAAGTGTTTTTTGATTCgttccatttttatttttatttttttcatttgaacaGGAGATGGAATTTGGCTGGAAACTGGTGGTGGGAACTGTGGTTGGGTTCCTTGGAGCAGCACTGGGAAGTGTTGGAGGCGTTGGAGGCGGTGGAATTTTCGTTCCAATGCTCTCTTTGATCATTGGGTTTGATCCCAAGTCATCAACTGCCATTTCTAAATGTCAGTTTCTGATCTTTAATTTGGTTAATTTCGTAATTTTCATGAAAGGTGCACTTAAAAGAAAACGAACGGGAGTAAAAGACTAGATACAAACACTCAAATAACATCCCCGGACCATGCAATCAAATGTAGAACGTGTTAAAATAATCAAGAGCCATATAGttctgccattcttttcctGGCATTTAGTCCAATTCTCAGCAAATATTTATAAGCAGCATCAGTCTCAATTCTCCTTGTATGAGTCCATCCTCTGTTTGTTTCCATCATAGGTATGATAATGGGTGCAGCTGGTTCAACAGTATATTACAATCTGAGGCTGAGGCACCCAACACTAGACTTGCCTCTGATAGACTATGATCTGGCTCTGCTCTTTCAACCTATGCTCATGCTTGGCATCAGCATTGGGGTGGCTTTCAACGTCATCTTTGCCGATTGGATGGTTACAGTGCTGCTCATTCTCCTGTTCATAGGTAATATATCACCTTTGCTTTATGCCAATCCTTTTGATTCTGTCCACTACATGCAAATGAATTTGACTCAACGTATGAGGAGGTTTCATGCTTGAGAAACTTTTACCTCCATCGTCTTCCTAAAACTCCAATGGACGTATTGTTTTTACATTGATTGATCAGAATTTAGACAGAAATGGTGCTCCATCACTATCAAATTCTTTTATTGTTAGGACCATATGCAATAGGGCATGGATCCTTTATATGTGTCTGAGAATTTGCTGAGTATCAATAAGGCAGCTAGTAATCTAACACGATAAATTTAACTGTGATAGGAACATCTTCTAAAGCATTTTTTAAAGGACTAGAGACATGGAACAAGGAAACTAAGATGAAATTGGTAAGGGTACTCCACTGCTGTTTGGCTCGAATTGGACCTGGGTGTTAGTCACTGCATTCACTGAAGCTTGAAAATCTGCTTTAATTTCAGGAAGCAGCTGAAGTGGCGCAATCAAATTCTAAATTAAATGGTGAGTGCGTTAGTAATAACCGTCTTTTAATTAATAAAGTTTGTATAAATCCACCTAGCAACTGTACTGCAAAGCTATTCAAGCAAATGAGCAAAAGAATTAACATAAGTTCATCAAATACTAATCCATATGCATTTGGTTGACTTGATAAAAATGAATACAACTGATGCTGTATACTATTTTATAATTTCACTCATTACAATGCAGAGGGTCCTGGAAACGAATATAAGCCTCTACCAGGTGGTCCATCTGCTCATGCAGATGAGAAAGTAAGTTATAGGTCCACAACTGtcgtttgttttttgttttttcttcccTTTGTGTGTGTCCTGTAATAGACCTCTAAAACTCTTTGCAATAGTTACCCTTCAACCTGTTTCAAAGTTCACTAGTAACTAATTATTTACATTCAGGTTCCCCTGCTGTACAACATCTACTGGAAAGAGTTATGTCTGTTATTGTTTGTGTGGATAGCTTTCCTGGCTATTCAGATTATGAAGGTACTCTTTTGACAATACCATAACATTTGAAAACAGCAAAAATAGTTTCTTAAGAAACTTTCCAAGATCATAGATCTCATCCTGCTTCAAAAGAGTATATTTCCTCCTCGGATCTTCTGGAAACCTTGTGCATTGGCAGTATGATGGATTAACCATTTGATGCTAGCAATAATACTCGGTATTTTTTATGATCCATTTTGCAATAACACAAATCTCATACTGTACGAGTCTCCTTGCAGACATACACACAGACATGCTCTGCCAAATATTGGACACTGAACTTCCTGCAGGTAAAATTTTTATCTAATGAGATTTTCAACAGTAAAAAGTTGATCAAGTGCTGTGAGCCAATTCTCAAAATAATCCTGCAAAATAATTTTTACATTTGTCAAGGTACCAATTGCAGCTTCAGTTTCCTTATATGAAGCAACTTGTTTATACAAAGGGACGAGGACAATCGCATCCAAGGGGAAGGAAATCACAGTTTGGAAACCAAACTTGATTTTTCTCTACTGTTGCTTGGGCATATTGGCTGGCGTTGTTGGAGGATTGCTTGGGCTAGGCGGTGGCTTCGTCTTGGGACCCCTTTTTCTAGAATTGGGAGTTCCTCCTCAGgtacattttattttttgttctgTACTGCAGGTACATCTTTGTAAAGAATTCTCCTTTCCATTTCAATCTCAGTAGTCAATACTCCATTTCAATCTCGTTTTGAGATGTTTACATCTCTTGTCAGGTGGCAAGTGCAACATCGACTTTTGCAATGACGTTCTCATCTTCCATGTCAGTAGTACAGTACTACTTACTGAACCGATTCCCAGTTCCTTATGGTAAAGAAATCGATCTCCGGATATGTTGTTGATGAAAGAAACTCCTAGAttcaaaacccaaaaaaaaaaaagaaagaaactcctTTTCATGTATTCTCTGACTCCATTGGTATTTTGTTGCAGCTACATATTTTGTCTTAGTTGCCACAGTTGCTGCCCTCGTTGGTCAGCACGTAGTAAGGAGGATAATTGCAATACTTGGCAGGGCATCTTTAATCATATTCATACTGGCACTGACTATTTTTGTCAGCGCAATCAGCTTAGGTACAAATCATTTTCACACTTCTTTTACATTCACAAATTCTACAAAACAAAAACTGTCTAGGAAGTAGGAGTATCATTCTCTTGTCGTTTAATATTTGGTTTCATGGTGTTGCAACTAATGAAGCAAAATGGTTCCTGATATTGTTGCAGGTGGGGTTGGCATAGCAAGCATGATTGAGAAGCTGCAAAATCACGAGTATATGGGGTTTGATAATTTGTGTCACCAGTCCTAATGTACTATTCTGTTGATTATACTCCACGAGTCAAGGGTTTTCTCCGGGAAGGATACTACAATCTGGGCCATTCTGTTTCATAAATAAAGCCCACTACTACTGCCTTCCTGGGAGAAAAGTCACCTACGGACATGTTATGTTTCATAATTAATCCATCCACGTTTTCTTAAGATTGCAGTAACATATTTTTGCAACCacttttatcttggttgttTTGTGGTAGTAAATGATTTGTGTTGAAAGTTGTCCTAAAGCAAACATCGTTTGTGTGAATTTGGGTGATTGGATATTGGAATCAAGTTGTTACTGAGCCCAAATAACGCTTCCACTTCCAAGACATTAGCGTCCTT
This sequence is a window from Coffea eugenioides isolate CCC68of chromosome 7, Ceug_1.0, whole genome shotgun sequence. Protein-coding genes within it:
- the LOC113777728 gene encoding sulfite exporter TauE/SafE family protein 3-like; the protein is MAEGVFGINQRAKAIALTAAWFFCWILFTASDIGSAERLLKTVEPGHIVEKEMRQGFIVRLVHFLWQSGKSSYQHVWPEMEFGWKLVVGTVVGFLGAALGSVGGVGGGGIFVPMLSLIIGFDPKSSTAISKCMIMGAAGSTVYYNLRLRHPTLDLPLIDYDLALLFQPMLMLGISIGVAFNVIFADWMVTVLLILLFIGTSSKAFFKGLETWNKETKMKLEAAEVAQSNSKLNEGPGNEYKPLPGGPSAHADEKVPLLYNIYWKELCLLLFVWIAFLAIQIMKTYTQTCSAKYWTLNFLQVPIAASVSLYEATCLYKGTRTIASKGKEITVWKPNLIFLYCCLGILAGVVGGLLGLGGGFVLGPLFLELGVPPQVASATSTFAMTFSSSMSVVQYYLLNRFPVPYATYFVLVATVAALVGQHVVRRIIAILGRASLIIFILALTIFVSAISLGGVGIASMIEKLQNHEYMGFDNLCHQS